From the genome of Populus alba chromosome 10, ASM523922v2, whole genome shotgun sequence, one region includes:
- the LOC118045415 gene encoding protein trichome birefringence-like 2 has translation MWMMHMQREAQKENLIAENKNEGDEENGRFPGGEGEQGGHNKVSFGTCDIFDGKWVRDDSKPYYPPGSCPYIDKDFDCHLNGRPDVGFVKWKWQPNGCDIPSLNATDFLERLRGKKLVFVGDSLNRNMWESLVCILRNSIGKKKRVYEISGRREFKKKGFYAFRFEDYNCTVDFVSSPFLVRESSFKSKNGTLETLRLDLMDQTTSMYHDADVIIFNTGHWWTHDKTSRGEDYYQEGNHVHRRLKVLEAYKRALLTWARWIDKNIDRNRTLVLFKGYSVTHFRGGQWNSGGRCHKETEPIFNTTYLGKYPSKMRALQHVLQETKTPVIYLNISRLTAYRKDAHPSIYRMTYNTAEERIAAERSQDCSHWCLPGVPDTWNELLYASLLKVGLGSWKK, from the exons ATGTGGATGATGCATATGCAAAGAGAAGCGCAGAAGGAAAATCTTAttgcagaaaataaaaatgagggcGATGAAGAAAATGGTAGATTCCCTGGTGGCGAAGGCGAACAAGGGGGCCATAATAAAGTTTCTTTTGGAACATGTGACATATTTGATGGTAAGTGGGTGAGGGATGATTCGAAGCCATACTATCCTCCAGGCTCCTGTCCTTATATTGATAAGGATTTTGATTGTCACCTAAATGGGAGGCCAGATGTTGGATTTGTTAAATGGAAATGGCAGCCAAATGGGTGTGACATTCCAAG TTTGAACGCAACTGATTTTCTTGAGAGGTTAAGAGGAAAGAAGCTGGTTTTTGTTGGGGATTCACTTAATAGGAACATGTGGGAGTCTCTGGTGTGCATCCTTCGCAATAGCATCGGAAAGAAGAAACGAGTTTATGAGATATCAGGAAGGAGGGAATTCAAAAAGAAGGGTTTCTATGCTTTTAGATTTGAG GATTACAACTGCACGGTGGATTTTGTTAGTTCTCCATTTCTTGTTAGAGAATCATCCTTCAAAAGTAAAAATGGAACATTGGAGACCTTAAGGTTGGATTTGATGGACCAGACAACTTCAATGTACCATGATGCAGATGTCATAATTTTTAATACAGGTCATTGGTGGACCCATGATAAAACTTCCAGAGG AGAAGACTATTACCAGGAAGGTAATCATGTACACCGAAGACTCAAGGTCCTGGAAGCATATAAGAGAGCACTTTTGACTTGGGCAAGATGGATCGACAAGAACATTGATAGAAATCGAACACTGGTTTTATTCAAAGGTTATTCAGTTACTCATTTCAG AGGAGGCCAGTGGAACTCAGGAGGACGGTGTCACAAAGAAACAGAGCCAATATTCAATACAACTTACTTAGGAAAGTACCCTTCGAAAATGAGAGCTTTACAACATGTGCTTCAAGAAACCAAAACTCCAGTTATATATCTAAACATAAGTAGGCTCACAGCCTATAGAAAAGATGCGCATCCTTCTATTTATAGAATGACGTACAATACAGCAGAAGAACGAATTGCTGCAGAGCGATCTCAAGATTGCAGTCACTGGTGCTTACCTGGAGTACCAGATACTTGGAATGAGTTGCTATATGCTTCGCTGTTGAAGGTTGGCCTGGGATCTTGGAAAAAGTGA